Proteins encoded in a region of the Triticum dicoccoides isolate Atlit2015 ecotype Zavitan chromosome 3A, WEW_v2.0, whole genome shotgun sequence genome:
- the LOC119271140 gene encoding uncharacterized protein LOC119271140, whose amino-acid sequence MAMLKNTSAMSCFVAAIMVVMAATLLLSSCDAHEKMDKPHAFPLPASCYSKHFPNCTDERCKKFCGGGDMPSVPGAF is encoded by the exons ATGGCGATGCTGAAGAACACGAGCGCCATGTCCTGCTTCGTGGCCGCCATCATGGTGGTCATGGCTGCCACCCTTCTTCTCTCCTCATGCGATGCCCATGAAAAG ATGGATAAACCCCATGCTTTTCCCCTACCGGCTTCGTGCTACTCCAAACACTTCCCAAACTGCACCGACGAGCGGTGCAAGAAGTTctgcggcggcggcgacatgcCCTCGGTCCCCGGGGCTTTCTAG